The nucleotide sequence ATCTTTCAGGTGAGAACCAATAGCCATTATAAATTAAACTTGCATATTTTGGCATCAATTCATCTTTTAAATGTGCTGCTTCTCTATCAAGTGTGATACTTTCTATAGCACGGTGTGCTTTTAAAAGTATACTTCCACCTGGAGTTTCATAGCAACCTCTACTTTTCATACCCACATAGCGATTTTCGACAATATCAAGACGACCTATACCATGTTTTGCACCAAGTTCGTTAAGTTTTGCTAAAAGCTGTGCAGGAGTCATTTTTTCTCCATTAATAGCACACAAATCACCTTTACTAAACTCAAGCTCTATCACTTCGCTTTCATTTGGAGTTTCTTTTAAATCTTTCACCCAGCGCCACATATCCGCTTCAGGTTTAGCCGCAGGATCTTCAAGCACTAAACCCTCATAAGAAATATGCAATAAATTTGCATCCATAGAATAAGGTGACTTACCTGGCTTTTTAGCTATATCAATACCATGTTTTTGTGCATAAGCTAAGAGTTTTTCACGGCTATTTAAATCCCATTCTCTCCAAGGAGCAATAATGGCTAAATTTGGATTTAGCGCCAAAGCACCTAATTCAAAACGCACTTGATCATTTCCTTTACCTGTTGCCCCATGACTAATAGCATCTGCTTTTGTTTTATTTGCTATTTCTACTAAAGCTTTTGCTATCAAAGGTCTTGCTATACTTGTACCTAGTAAATATTCTCCCTCGTAAATAGCATTTGCTCTAAACATAGGAAATACATAATCTTTTACAAATTCATTTTTTAAATCTTGAATAAAAATATTTTCTTCTTTTACACCCAAAGAAAGTGCTTTTTTTCTAGCAGGCTCAAGCTCTTCACCTTGTCCAATATCCGCTGTGAAAGTTACCACTTCACATTTATACTCATCTTGTAACCATTTTAAAATTATACTTGTATCAAGTCCACCAGAATATGCTAAAACCACTTTTTTGATATCTTTTTTCATTGTCTTTCCTCTTTGTAAAAATAATTTTAAAATTTAACGAATTTAGCTTAATATAATGTAAAATATTTAGACATTTTATAACATTTTCTTGTATTTTTTGATAAAATATTTTTATGAGAATAGATAAGTTTTTAAATGTAGTTAATATTACTAAGCGTCGAGCTATCTCAGAGGATATGTGCAAAAGTGGCGTAGTAAGTATAAACAATCAAGTGGTTAAAGCCAGTAAAGAAGTAAAAATTGGCGATGAAATAAGCATTAAATTTATAGAATATACCAATATCTATAAAGTCTTAGATATACCAACAACCAAAAGCATACCAAAAGCTATGCAAGAAAAATATGTGGTAAAAATTCAATGAAAGAAATGATTTTAAGTCAAAATGAGCTCTATAAGCTTTGTGAAATTTTACCTAAAAATGGAGTTATTTTACTTCAAGGGGATTTAGCAAGCGGTAAAACTACTTTGGTGCAAAATTATGCTCAATTTCTTGGAGTAGAAAAAACGCTTAATTCTCCTACATTTTCTATCATGCAAGCATATGATTTTCAACAAGGTAAAATATATCATTACGATATTTATCAAGAAGGTTTTGATGGACTTTTAAAAAATGGCTTGATTGAAAATTTTTTTGAAGAGGGTTTGCATTTGGTAGAGTGGGGTGATGAAAAATTAAAAAAATACTTAGATAAATATCAAATTTTGAATATAATTTTACAAATCATTCCTTATGAAAATAAAAGAAAGTATATAATACATGAGTAAGCTAGAAGCTAGAAATTTAGAAAAAATCATTAAAAAAACAAAAATCATACACGATGTTTCACTAGAAGTACAAAGCGGAGAAGTTGTGGGGCTTTTAGGGCCTAACGGAGCAGGAAAAACTACAAGTTTTTATATGATATGTGGGCTTATTTTGCCAACAAGTGGACAGGTGTTTTTAGACTCACAAGATATTACAAAAGAACCGCTTAATAAAAGAGCAAAGCTTGGCATTGGGTATTTACCTCAAGAAAGTAGTGTTTTTAAAGACTTAAGCGTAGAAGAAAATTTACTTTTAGCCGCCCAAGTAATATATAAGGATAAAAATTTATTAGAACAAAAGATAGAACAAATGCTAGAATTACTTAGCATAGAACCTATTAGACACAGAAAAGGTATGAGTTTAAGTGGGGGTGAAAGAAGGCGTTGTGAAATCGCAAGATCGCTTATGTGTGATCCTAAATTTTTACTTCTTGATGAACCATTTGCTGGGGTTGATCCTATCGCAGTGAGTGAAATTCAAAGCTTGATTAATGACTTAAAAGCTATGAATATAGGTGTTTTAATCACCGATCATAATGTAAGAGAAACTCTAGCAATTTGCGATAGAGCTTATGTGATTAGAAATGGAAGGTTGCTAGCTAGTGGCAATGCTAATGAAATTGCGCATAATGAAGATGTTAAAAAATACTATCTTGGAAGTGAGTTTAGACTTGAATAATGCTTAAACAAAAAACCTCTATAACACAAAAAGCAAAACTATCACAAACCTTAAGATCTTGGCTTCCTATATTGCAAGCTAACATTGAAGATCTAAAAGAAAGCTTAGATGAATTTGCTAAAGAAAATCCTTTTATAGAGATCAAAGAAAACTCAAGTATTACAAACAATCAAAACAAGTATTATCAAGAATATTTTAGTAAAAATACCACCACGCAAATGATTGATGCAAAAAGCTTGGAAGTAAAAAATGTGTATGAACTTTTAAGCGAGCAAATCATACCACCATTTTTTCCTACTAAAAAATCCCAAACCATTGCTGAAAAAATCATAGAATGTTTAAATCATGAAGGTTATTTTGAGTATGATGAGGAAATTTTAGGTGAATTTGATCCTTTAGAAGTAGAAAAAATCAGGCAAAGATTTAAATACCTTGATCCCGTTGGAGTAGGGGCAAAAGACAATCAAGAAGCTTTTATTTTTGCATTAGAGCATTTTGACTTAGATGATGAGCTTTATGAGTTTTGCAAAATGCTAATTTTAAATTTAGAAAATGCAAAAGATTTTATCAAAGATCCTTTGTATAAAAAGGCTATAGCGATAATTAAAAAAATCTCTATTCCACCTTTTTTAGAGTATTTTGAAGAGAGCATGGAAATCATTCCTGATATATTTATTTATCAAGAAAATGGTGAAATTAAAATTAAAATCAATGATGATTATTACCCTGAAATTGCTTTTGAAGCAGATGGCTTAGATCATGAGTTTTTAAGTGCTTATTTAAAAGATGCTAAAAATTTAATCGATGCATTAGCTATGCGTAAAGCTACCCTTTATAAACTAGGGCTTATGATTATAGAATATCAATATGATTTTTTCATAGGCGGGGATATTAAACCTATGCAGCTTAAAGACTTAGCACAAGATCTTGAAAGAAATGCTTCTACCATCTCAAGAGCAATTGCAAATAAATACTTAAGTTGTGATAGAGGTTTAATACCTTTAAAATCTTTCTTTACCACTGCAGTTGATGATGGTGAAACTTCTAATGCAACTATTAAAGATTTTCTTAGTAATTTAATTAAAAAGGAAAATCCTAAAAAGCCTTTGAGTGATTTGAAAATTCTTGAACTCACTCAAAAAGAATTCCCAAGTGTGCAACTAGGGCGTAGAACTATCACTAAATATCGTATGCAACTTGGCATAGGAAGCTCAAGTGAGCGTAAAAAATTATATGAATTAATGTAGGAAAAGATGAATTTAGAAAGTATTTTTGAAAAAACCATAAAACAAAATGTACGTTTAGTGGCAGCTAGCAAGTATGTCCAAGATGAACAAATTCGAGAGCTTTTTAAGCAAGGTGTTGTAGAGTTTGGAGAAAATCAAGTCCAAGCTTTAGCTTTAAAAAAAGAAAAACTTCAAGACTTAGAAATCAAGTGGCATTTTATAGGTAATCTTCAAAGTAATAAAATCAATCTTTTAATCAAACAAAACCCATTACTTTGGCAATCTTGCAATGGCTTAAAAATCGCCAAAGCTGTAGATAAAAGACTTGATTATAAATTAGATACTTTATTAGAAATAAATACTGCCAATGAAAGTTCTAAAAGTGGCATAGAGCAAAATAAGGCCATAGAAGAGTATTTGCAAATACAAGAAGAGTGTAAAAATTTAAACCTTATAGGTATTATGTGTATAGGTTCTATGGATGAGGAAAAAGTTCAAGAAAGTTTTGAGCAAACTTTTAAAATCTATGAAAATTTACAAAAACACGGGGCAAAAATTTGCTCTATGGGCATGAGCGGGGATTTTGAACTAGCTATAAAATGTGGCTCAAATATGGTGCGTTTGGGGAGTATTTTATTTAAATAAACCCCATTTGTTTTGCTTTTTCTATCATAAAATCTGCACCATTTTCACTTTTTAACTCTTGTAAGGCTATAGATTTTTCTTCTAGTGAGAAATTTTTTACCAAATTTAAAAATTGATGTTTTTCTTCTTGGGTTAAAATTTCACACAAATTACGCTCTTTTAAATACAAAGCATTGAAATACTGATGATTTTTAGCCGCATATGGATAAGGAATAAAAATACAAGGAAGTAAATTTGCACTAAGCTCAAAAAGACTACTTGCACCTGATCTTGATATGGCTAAATCTGCTTTAGAAATTTTATCTATAATGTTTTTATCAAAGTCAAAAAGCTCTACATTGACATTTAAATCCTCATAAGCTTTTTTACATCTTTCATAATCATTCTTACCACATTGGTGAATGATATTTATGCCTTTTTCTTTAAAGTATAAAGCATTTTCTAAGACAAGATCGTTTATAAATTTAGCCCCTTGAGATCCACCAAGAAAAATAATATTTTTTAATTCTTTTCTCACTCTTGCTTTTTGTGAAAAAATTTCACTAATAGGATAAGGACAAAAGAAAGTATTTGCTTTATTAACTTGATCATCAAAAGCAGTAAAAAAAGCTTTAGAAAAAGGCTTTAAAAGTGAATTTAAACTTCCCATTTTTGAATTTTGCTCATGGATTAAAAGTGGGATATTTGCCATTAAAGCACCAAAAGCGCCTGGAGCACTGCTATATCCACCCACACTAAAAACTACTTTAATATTATGTTCTTTTAAAATTTGTTTTGTTTTTCTTGCAAGTTTTACAATATGCAAAAACGATTGAACCTTAGCCAAGCCTTTTTTATTAACAACGCCTTGAGAACTTAGAAAGTATTTTTTATAAAAACCATCTTCATTTTCAAACCAAAGTCTATCTTGGCCATTTTCACTTCCTATGTAAATACATTCTATGCCTTGTTTTCTTGCACTTTGCAATAAACATCTAGCTATAGCTAAATGTCCTCCTGTGCCTCCACCTGTAATTGCTATCATTTATCCTCTTTATTTAGCTTTTCTTCCAAAATAGCAAGTCTTGCTTCTAATTTAGCGATTTTTTCTTCATAATCAATCTTACCATGTTCTTTAATATAAGCAGGTATGCCAATAGCTGTTAAATTTGACCCAACATCTTTTAATACAACTGCATTTGAGCCTATTTTTGCATTTTTACCTATAGTAATATTGCCTAAAATTTTAGCACCAGAACCTATGATCACGCCATCTTCTATAGTAGGGTGTCTTTTGGTATTTTTATCTAAACTCGTTCCACCTAAAGTAACACCTTGATAAATCAAAACATCATCACCTATAATAGAAGTCTCACCAATCACAACCCCACTTGCATGATCTATAAATATCCTTCTACCTAAATGTGCTCCAGGGTGTAAATCAACTCCAGTAAGAAACTGAGAAATTCCACTAATAATCCTTGCTATTTTTTTAAAACCTTTTTGGTAAAAAAAATGCGCAAAGCGATAATTTACCACAGCCCAAACACCAGGATAATTAAAAACTAATTCCACGCAAGATCTATATGCAGGATCTTTTTGCTTTGGCATAGAAAAATCTTCTTTGATTAGTTTAAAAATATTCATTTAGAACCTATGCTTTTTAAATATCCATTATCATTTAAAAATAAATAAATTTCACCCAAAATATGCTTTTTTTGATTTTCATTAACAAGTTTTGAAGCATAAATTTTTTCATTAATATTATCCATAATTGCATGAATATCATAGTCAAGATCTTCTAAGGTATCTAAAATAGATTGAGCCTCTAGCACGCTTTCTACTTCAAAACCCTTTTCATTAATACTTATACAAGCTTCGGTTGGATGTGTAAAAAGATTATGCTTCATACCAAGCACTTCTTGATAAGCTCCCACTAGGAAAAATCCTAAAAAATAATCTTCAGCTTCTACATCAATATCATGTAAAAACAAAGGATTATCTTTAGAATAAGAAATTTCTCCATCGCTATCACAAGTTATATCCCATATACTTGCGCTTCTTGTAGGTTTTTTATTAAGTCTATCAAGTGGCATGATAGGGAAATTTTGCTCTAAACCCCAAAAATCAGGCAAAGACTGAAATACTGAAAAATTCACTAAATATTTTTCTTGCACTTCATTTTGCAAACTCGATAAATCAGCTTGATCACCCACTAAAGAAATAGCTTTTCTCATAATCAAATGCACTAAAATTTCACTATTAGAGCGATCTTGTAAATCCACATAACCCAAATCAAACAAGGTTAAAATACTCTCCATATGATCAATACTATCATGTAAATACTCAAGCGCATTAGAAGCCTTAATGTTTTTATACAAATCATAAAGTTCATCAATAAGTTTTGGATTTTTATCTTTTAATAAAAGCTTGCTTTCTGTGTATTCTTGAGAAAAAAGCTCTAAAACAGGCGCTACCAAAACAGCATGATTAGCCGCTACAAAACGCCCACTTTCTATAAAAATATCAGGCTCTAAATCTTTTTTTTGTTCTGCTATGCTTTTTAAAATAAATACAACATCGTTTGCATACTCACTTAAGGTGTAATTTCTGCTTGTTTCGTTTTTAAACTGAGAGTATTCTACTGCTAAACCCCCGCCAAGATTAATAGCTTTTAAATTTTTTGCACCCATTTTTCTAAGCTCAGTGTAGATATTACCCGCTTCATTTAAAGCTTTTTTCAAAGGATGAATTTCAGTAATTTGTGAGCCTAAATGAAAATGTATCATAGTAAATTGATCTAAAAGCTTATTAGCTTTTAAAAGATTTACCGCTTCAATAAGCTCAGTAGAAGTTAAACCAAATTTTGAATTTATACCTCCACTTTTTGCCCAAATTCCTACTCCAGCTGAATGCAAACGCACCCTTAAGCCTATATTTGGCTTTGGCTTAAAACGATTTTTAGCAATTTCAATCATTGCTTCAAGCTCATTAAGCCCTTCCATAGTTAAAGTGATATTATGACCCATTTCACACGCTATAAAGCCCATATTTATGAGTTCTTTATCTTTAAAACCATTGACTGTTATAGGAGCGCCTTCATTATTATAAGCCATAGCTAGTAAAAGCTCAGCCTTGCTTCCTGCTTCTAAGCCATAGTTATATTCTTTACCTAGATTAACTAAATTTTTTACAAAACCTGGGTATTGATTGACTTTTAAAGGATACACAGCATTAAAAGAACCTTTATAGTTAAATTCTTTTTTTGCTTTAGAAAATTTTTCATAAATCTGCTCAATTTGCTTATGGATTAAATGAGGAAAACGAAGTAACAATGGCCCCTTATAACCATCATCACGCAAAGTATTTACTATATCTATAATGGCAGGTTTTTTACCATGATTTACACATACTTTGCCATTTTCGATAATAAAATTATTCGCACCCCAAATATTAATACCATAATCAATCATAACTCATTCTCCAAATTTGCTAATTTTATATTTTTATTTTCTTTACTATCTAAATTTTTATAAAAAATCTCTTCTTTTTGCATTTCATCTTCACCTATACACAAAAAGATTTTAGCATTAGCATTATCTGCTTGGTTTAAATGCTTTGCAAGTTTTTTTGCTTCATAGCTTAAATATACCTTATGTTTTTTTCTTAAAGTATTTGCTAATTTAAAAATAGTATCTATATAAGCTTCATCCATAGCACAAAGATAAATTCCTTCTCTAGCTTTTATGCTTTGTTTTTGCTCTAAAATAGCCATAATCCTTTCTATACCCATAGCAAAACCCACGCCATAGCCACTTTTACCATCTAAGTATTCAATCAATCTATCATACCTTCCACCACCTGCCACAGCAGCCTTTGCACCGATTTCATCGCTAACAAACTCAAATGCACTTTTAGAATAATAATCAAGCCCACGCACTAATTTCTCATCACATTCAAACTCAACATCATTTTCTTTTAAAAGTTTTTGTAATTTTTCATAATCTTTCTTACAACATGAGCATAAATTTTCACTTAGTTTTGGTGCATTTTCGATTAAACTTTGACAATGATCATTTTTACAATCAAGCACTCTAATAGGATTTAAGTCTTTTCTTCTTAAGCAATCTTCGCAAAAACCTTCTTTAGAATTTAAAAAAGCTATGAGTTTTTCTTTATATACACCCATACATTCTTTACAGCCTAAAGAATTAATCTTCAAACTTGTGTGAATTTCTAAGCGTTTAAAAATTTCATTTAGCATTAAAATAATACTCGCATCCTCATACACACTTGCTATACCAAAGCTTTCTACACCAAATTGATGAAATTCACGCAATCTTCCTTTTTGTGGTCTTTCATAGCGAAACATAGAGCCATGATAAAACCATCTTTTAACACTTTGAGCCTTATCCATTTTAGCTTCTATGTATGATCTTACCACTCCAGCTGTCCCTTCAGGCCTCAAACACACATCATTGCCTGCTTTATCAACAAATTCATACATTTCTTTGCCAACTATATCAGAGCTTTCCCCAACACTTCTTTTAAAAAGCTTAGTAAGTTCTAAATGCGGACAATTAATAAAAGTAAAACCATAGTTTTTAGCTACTTCTTCGCAAGTTTTTACTACTTTTTCATAAAGAGCAGCTTGATCATCTTGTAAATCTTTCATTCCTTTTAAAGCATTAATCAT is from Campylobacter sp. CNRCH_2014_0184h and encodes:
- the speA gene encoding biosynthetic arginine decarboxylase, with amino-acid sequence MIDYGINIWGANNFIIENGKVCVNHGKKPAIIDIVNTLRDDGYKGPLLLRFPHLIHKQIEQIYEKFSKAKKEFNYKGSFNAVYPLKVNQYPGFVKNLVNLGKEYNYGLEAGSKAELLLAMAYNNEGAPITVNGFKDKELINMGFIACEMGHNITLTMEGLNELEAMIEIAKNRFKPKPNIGLRVRLHSAGVGIWAKSGGINSKFGLTSTELIEAVNLLKANKLLDQFTMIHFHLGSQITEIHPLKKALNEAGNIYTELRKMGAKNLKAINLGGGLAVEYSQFKNETSRNYTLSEYANDVVFILKSIAEQKKDLEPDIFIESGRFVAANHAVLVAPVLELFSQEYTESKLLLKDKNPKLIDELYDLYKNIKASNALEYLHDSIDHMESILTLFDLGYVDLQDRSNSEILVHLIMRKAISLVGDQADLSSLQNEVQEKYLVNFSVFQSLPDFWGLEQNFPIMPLDRLNKKPTRSASIWDITCDSDGEISYSKDNPLFLHDIDVEAEDYFLGFFLVGAYQEVLGMKHNLFTHPTEACISINEKGFEVESVLEAQSILDTLEDLDYDIHAIMDNINEKIYASKLVNENQKKHILGEIYLFLNDNGYLKSIGSK
- the hisS gene encoding histidine--tRNA ligase, with protein sequence MINALKGMKDLQDDQAALYEKVVKTCEEVAKNYGFTFINCPHLELTKLFKRSVGESSDIVGKEMYEFVDKAGNDVCLRPEGTAGVVRSYIEAKMDKAQSVKRWFYHGSMFRYERPQKGRLREFHQFGVESFGIASVYEDASIILMLNEIFKRLEIHTSLKINSLGCKECMGVYKEKLIAFLNSKEGFCEDCLRRKDLNPIRVLDCKNDHCQSLIENAPKLSENLCSCCKKDYEKLQKLLKENDVEFECDEKLVRGLDYYSKSAFEFVSDEIGAKAAVAGGGRYDRLIEYLDGKSGYGVGFAMGIERIMAILEQKQSIKAREGIYLCAMDEAYIDTIFKLANTLRKKHKVYLSYEAKKLAKHLNQADNANAKIFLCIGEDEMQKEEIFYKNLDSKENKNIKLANLENEL
- a CDS encoding argininosuccinate synthase, with translation MKKDIKKVVLAYSGGLDTSIILKWLQDEYKCEVVTFTADIGQGEELEPARKKALSLGVKEENIFIQDLKNEFVKDYVFPMFRANAIYEGEYLLGTSIARPLIAKALVEIANKTKADAISHGATGKGNDQVRFELGALALNPNLAIIAPWREWDLNSREKLLAYAQKHGIDIAKKPGKSPYSMDANLLHISYEGLVLEDPAAKPEADMWRWVKDLKETPNESEVIELEFSKGDLCAINGEKMTPAQLLAKLNELGAKHGIGRLDIVENRYVGMKSRGCYETPGGSILLKAHRAIESITLDREAAHLKDELMPKYASLIYNGYWFSPERLMLQALIDESQKYVNGKVKLELYKGNVMIIGRESANDSLFSEAYCTFEEDAVYDQKDAAGFIRLNALRFIIAGKNGRKF
- a CDS encoding RNA polymerase factor sigma-54 translates to MLKQKTSITQKAKLSQTLRSWLPILQANIEDLKESLDEFAKENPFIEIKENSSITNNQNKYYQEYFSKNTTTQMIDAKSLEVKNVYELLSEQIIPPFFPTKKSQTIAEKIIECLNHEGYFEYDEEILGEFDPLEVEKIRQRFKYLDPVGVGAKDNQEAFIFALEHFDLDDELYEFCKMLILNLENAKDFIKDPLYKKAIAIIKKISIPPFLEYFEESMEIIPDIFIYQENGEIKIKINDDYYPEIAFEADGLDHEFLSAYLKDAKNLIDALAMRKATLYKLGLMIIEYQYDFFIGGDIKPMQLKDLAQDLERNASTISRAIANKYLSCDRGLIPLKSFFTTAVDDGETSNATIKDFLSNLIKKENPKKPLSDLKILELTQKEFPSVQLGRRTITKYRMQLGIGSSSERKKLYELM
- a CDS encoding RNA-binding S4 domain-containing protein, which encodes MRIDKFLNVVNITKRRAISEDMCKSGVVSINNQVVKASKEVKIGDEISIKFIEYTNIYKVLDIPTTKSIPKAMQEKYVVKIQ
- the cysE gene encoding serine O-acetyltransferase, with product MNIFKLIKEDFSMPKQKDPAYRSCVELVFNYPGVWAVVNYRFAHFFYQKGFKKIARIISGISQFLTGVDLHPGAHLGRRIFIDHASGVVIGETSIIGDDVLIYQGVTLGGTSLDKNTKRHPTIEDGVIIGSGAKILGNITIGKNAKIGSNAVVLKDVGSNLTAIGIPAYIKEHGKIDYEEKIAKLEARLAILEEKLNKEDK
- the lptB gene encoding LPS export ABC transporter ATP-binding protein, which codes for MSKLEARNLEKIIKKTKIIHDVSLEVQSGEVVGLLGPNGAGKTTSFYMICGLILPTSGQVFLDSQDITKEPLNKRAKLGIGYLPQESSVFKDLSVEENLLLAAQVIYKDKNLLEQKIEQMLELLSIEPIRHRKGMSLSGGERRRCEIARSLMCDPKFLLLDEPFAGVDPIAVSEIQSLINDLKAMNIGVLITDHNVRETLAICDRAYVIRNGRLLASGNANEIAHNEDVKKYYLGSEFRLE
- the tsaE gene encoding tRNA (adenosine(37)-N6)-threonylcarbamoyltransferase complex ATPase subunit type 1 TsaE; this translates as MKEMILSQNELYKLCEILPKNGVILLQGDLASGKTTLVQNYAQFLGVEKTLNSPTFSIMQAYDFQQGKIYHYDIYQEGFDGLLKNGLIENFFEEGLHLVEWGDEKLKKYLDKYQILNIILQIIPYENKRKYIIHE
- the murG gene encoding undecaprenyldiphospho-muramoylpentapeptide beta-N-acetylglucosaminyltransferase, coding for MIAITGGGTGGHLAIARCLLQSARKQGIECIYIGSENGQDRLWFENEDGFYKKYFLSSQGVVNKKGLAKVQSFLHIVKLARKTKQILKEHNIKVVFSVGGYSSAPGAFGALMANIPLLIHEQNSKMGSLNSLLKPFSKAFFTAFDDQVNKANTFFCPYPISEIFSQKARVRKELKNIIFLGGSQGAKFINDLVLENALYFKEKGINIIHQCGKNDYERCKKAYEDLNVNVELFDFDKNIIDKISKADLAISRSGASSLFELSANLLPCIFIPYPYAAKNHQYFNALYLKERNLCEILTQEEKHQFLNLVKNFSLEEKSIALQELKSENGADFMIEKAKQMGFI
- a CDS encoding YggS family pyridoxal phosphate-dependent enzyme, translating into MNLESIFEKTIKQNVRLVAASKYVQDEQIRELFKQGVVEFGENQVQALALKKEKLQDLEIKWHFIGNLQSNKINLLIKQNPLLWQSCNGLKIAKAVDKRLDYKLDTLLEINTANESSKSGIEQNKAIEEYLQIQEECKNLNLIGIMCIGSMDEEKVQESFEQTFKIYENLQKHGAKICSMGMSGDFELAIKCGSNMVRLGSILFK